Within the Acidimicrobiales bacterium genome, the region CGCGTGAACGTCAGCAACAAGATGCGGTCTGGGTCAGCGCCTTGTGCGATCAGCCTGGCTACCCGCGCCGCAAGCGTGCCGGTCTTGCCGGTGCCGGCACCGGCCACGATCAGCAGCGAGGTCGAGTCGTCGAACACCGCCTGGGTCTGCTCGGTGTTCAGCCGCCGCAACCAGGGGGCGAGGTCGTCGGCTGCAGGTTTCACGAACACCCGTTCGAGCATAGTTCCCCCATAGGACAAAGGTGTGGCCCATCCGAACCGTTACCCTTGCCGACCGTGCTGACCGCATCGGGCCTTTCGCGCGCTCACGGAGACCGCGTCCTATTCCGCGACCTCACCGTGAAGCTGTTGAGCGGTCACCGAACCGCGCTCGTAGGCGGCAACGGGGTGGGCAAGACCACCCTGCTGGAGATCCTCGTAGGCCTGCAAGCGCCCGACAGTGGCGAGGTGCACCGCGCCAAGGGCCTGCGACTGGGGTATCTGCCCCAGGACCTGACCGAAAAGATCAGCGGGCCTGTCATCGAGGCCGCCATGGCCGGGGCAACCCACATCAACGAGGTCGGGGCCAGGCTCGCCGAACTCGAGGCCAGACTGGCCACAACAACGGGCGCCGAGCAAGAGCGCGTTCTCGACGAATATGGGCACGCTCAGAGCCGATTCGAGCAGCTTGGCGGCTACGCCCTGGAGGCCGAGGCACATCGCGTGCTCGCGGGCCTGGGCTTCTCGCCCGAGATGTCGGCACGAGACGTCGAGGAACTGTCGGGTGGGTGGCGCATGCGCCTGGCGCTGGCCCGGTTGTTGCTGTCGGAACCCGACGTGTTGATACTCGACGAGCCCACCAACCACCTCGATGTCGACTCGGTGGCGTGGCTGGAAGACCATCTGGCCGCGTGGACCGGCGCGCTGCTTTTTGTCTCGCACGACCGCGACTTCATCGACGGCATCGCAAACCGGGTCATCGAGATAATCGACGGGGCCGCCACCGAATACGTGGGCGGCTTCGCCGAGTTCGTCGTGGCGCGCGAAGACATGGTGCAGCGGGCCGAGGCCGCAGCCGCCCAGCAGGCCCGCAAGGTCGCTCACATGGAGCGCTTCGTCGAGCGCTTCCGCTACAAGGCCACCAAGGCTCGCCAGGTTCAGAGCCGCATCAAGGCGATCGAGAAACTCGAGTCGATTCCGGTCCCGACCCACAAACAGCTCAAGGCCAGGTTCGCCTTCCCCGAGCCTCAGCGCTCTTCGCGGGTGGTCGTCGAGTTCAGCGAGGTGGCGGCCGGATACGACGGCCAGGCGGTGCTGACGGGCGTCGAGTTCGTGGTGGAACGAGGCCGCAAGGTGGCGCTGGTGGGCCCCAACGGCGCCGGCAAGACCACCCTGGTCAAGCTCTTGTTGGGCGATCTGGCCCCGATGGCGGGCTCGGTCGAGATCGGCAACAACGTCGACCACGCGACCTTCAATCAGCACCAGGCCGATGTGTTGAATCTCGACCGCACCGTGTTCGACGAATTCCGGGCCAACATCGGCGACCCGCTCGATCGCAACCTTCGCACCGTGCTGGGCTCGTTCGGGTTCGGCGGCGACGCGGCCGACCGCAGGGTCGGAGACCTGTCGGGCGGCGAACAGACCCGCCTGGCCCTGGCCATGACCATGGCCAACCCCGTCAACCTACTGGTGCTCGACGAGCCGACCAACCACCTCGATCTGCCCAGCTGCGACCTGCTCGAAGACGCCTTGCGC harbors:
- a CDS encoding ABC-F family ATP-binding cassette domain-containing protein, with the translated sequence MLTASGLSRAHGDRVLFRDLTVKLLSGHRTALVGGNGVGKTTLLEILVGLQAPDSGEVHRAKGLRLGYLPQDLTEKISGPVIEAAMAGATHINEVGARLAELEARLATTTGAEQERVLDEYGHAQSRFEQLGGYALEAEAHRVLAGLGFSPEMSARDVEELSGGWRMRLALARLLLSEPDVLILDEPTNHLDVDSVAWLEDHLAAWTGALLFVSHDRDFIDGIANRVIEIIDGAATEYVGGFAEFVVAREDMVQRAEAAAAQQARKVAHMERFVERFRYKATKARQVQSRIKAIEKLESIPVPTHKQLKARFAFPEPQRSSRVVVEFSEVAAGYDGQAVLTGVEFVVERGRKVALVGPNGAGKTTLVKLLLGDLAPMAGSVEIGNNVDHATFNQHQADVLNLDRTVFDEFRANIGDPLDRNLRTVLGSFGFGGDAADRRVGDLSGGEQTRLALAMTMANPVNLLVLDEPTNHLDLPSCDLLEDALRAYPGTVVLVTHDRHLIRNVADALVEVRNGKAVWHEGVDEEVLKPSSQRVAGNVQPQATPKTRPESGLGEDRKARKRAEAEQRNNKSKATKELRNRLNRVEKDWESAEAALVQIQDQMADPATYENPERVKELTKQHDEAKDRAAQLMAEWERLSARIENAV